CCGAGTATGACTACCACGATCAAGGTGAGCGACGAGCTCCGCGATCGCCTCAAGGAGCAGGCGGCGCGCGATGGGCTCACGCTCGGCGCGCACCTCGCGCGGCTCGCCGATGCCGAGGATCGCAGGTGGCGGCTGAGCACCCTGAAGGCGGCGATCGCCGGGTCGACGTCGGCGAACGTCGAGTCGCACGCGTACGAGTCAGCCGAGTGGGAGCGGACCGAACTGACCGACGCCGAGTCGTGATCGACGCGGAGCTCGCTCCGGGCGTCATCGCCTGGGCGTCACTCGAGCCGGTGCGCGGCCGCGAGCAGGGCGGTCACCGGCCGGTACTCGTCGTCGCGTCCGCTGGTTACCTCGACGCCGTCACGACGCTCGCGATCGTGCTGCCAATCACCACGACCGACCGCGGCTGGCCGAACCACGTCCGGGTCGACGGGCCGAGCGGACTCGACCGACCCTCATGGGTGATGACCGAGCAACCGCGAACCCTCTCGCGGGACCGTCTCACCTCGGTCGGAGGTCAGGTCTCACCGGAGACCCTCGCCGCGGTTCGCATGTGGCTCGGCGACTTCCTCGATCTCTGAAGCGCTGCTATTCGCGGTCCGTCCAGCGCAGCGGCCACACGAAGTGCACGACAGAGAACGCGAAGATCCCCCAGACGGCGAGCAGCGCTCGTGGATCGACCATGCGCGCCTCGTACGTGCCGAACTCGTCGGTGGCCTGCGTGACCGGCGCGAGGGACACGACGAAGCACAGTGCGACGAAGCCGAGAACAACGCCGGCGACGGGCCACTCGCCGTTCGAGAGCCACCACGAGCGGAGTCGTGGAATGTGCCGCAGGGGCAGTCCGAGGATCCACGCGCAGATCATCGAGATCATCGCGATGAGTACCGCGTTGATGCCCCAGCCGATCACGGCCGCGAAGTCGTCGTAGAAGGACGACAGTGCGAGCTGTACTCCGACCGTCGCGACGAACAGCACGAACCCCCCGACGAAGAACTGGAGCAGACCCAGCAGCTCGGTCGCCTCGCCACTCGGCGGAATCCGCCGCGCTCGTTCGAGGAGCACGGCGCGCGCCTCATCGAGCTCCGGTCGGGACCCCCGATCGTCCTCGACCGCCCAATCGAAGGCCATTCGGACCCGATCGACGGTGACCCGCGTCGGCCTCGGAAGGTCGAGGAGCGAGCGCGCTGTGTCGGAGTCCACGTGGGCATCGTATGGCGGGCGCTCACTCGCATCCGTTCGCGGCAGAGTGACTGTGGACGACGCCCGTCACCCGCCGCCCGACGCGTCAGCGCATGCGACGCCGCAGCAGCAGCGCGGCGACGGCGGATGCCACGGCGAGGATGCCGACCAGCCACGCCAGCGCGACCCAGATGTCGGCACCCACGGGTTCGCCTGCGAACAGCGCGCGCATCGAGTCGACGATCGCGGTCACCGGCTGGTGCTCGGCGAACCACGCGACCGGCGTGGGCATCGAGTCGGTCGGCACGAACGCCGAGCTGATGAACGGCAGGAAGATGAGCGGGTAGCTGAACCCGCTCGCCCCGTCGACCGACTTCGCCGAGAGCCCGGCGATCACCGCGAGCCAGGTGAGTGCGAGCGTGAACAGCACGAGCACGCCGACGATCGCGAGCCAGGCCCAGACGGATGCCCCGGTGCGGAAGCCCATCGCGAACCCGACGCCGACCACGATGGCCACCGACACGAGGTTCGCGACGAGCGAGGTGAGCACGTGCGCCCAGAGCACGCTCGACCCCGCGATCGGCATCGACCGGAACCGGTCGAACAGGCCGCCCTGGAGGTCGAGGAACAGGCGGTACGCGGTGTACGCCACACCCGACGCGATGGTGATGAGCAGGATGCCCGGCAGCAGGTAGTCCACGTACGCGACGCCGGATCCGACGTCGATGGCGCCGCCGAGCACGTAGACGAACAGCAGGAGCAGCGCGATCGGCGTGACCGCGGTGGTGAGGATCGTGTCGGGACTGCGCAGCACGTGCCGCAGCGACCGGCCGGTGAGCACGCCGGTGTCGGTGAGCGGGTGGATGGTGGTCATGAGAATTCCGTTCCGCCGGGGGCGGACGTGCCGCCCGGGGCATCCGCTGCGCTCATGCCGCCGATGACGGCGAGGAAGACCTCCTCGAGGGAGGGCTGGCGCTCGACGACCTCGACCTCGGCGGGCGGCAGCAGCCGACGCAGCTCGTCGAGGGTGCCCTCGTGCGCCACCACGCCGTCGTGCAGGATCGCGATGCGGTCGGCGAGCCGCTCGGCCTCCTCGAGGTGCTGCGTGGTGAGCAGCACGGTGGTGCCGCCGGCCGCGAGCGCGGCGACGGTCTCCCACACCTCGTTGCGCGCCTGCGGGTCGAGCCCGGTGGTCGGCTCGTCGAGGAAGATCACGGGCGGCGCGCCGACGAGGCTCATCGCGATGTCGAGCCTGCGACGCATGCCGCCGGAGTACTTCGCGGCGGGTCGGTCGGCGGCATCGGCGAGCGAGAACCGTGCCAGCAGCTCGTCGGCGACGGCGGTCGGATGCGGGAGGTGACGCAGCCGCGCCACCAGCACCAGGTTCTCGCGACCGGTGAGCACGTCGTCGATCGCGGTGAACTGGCCGGTCAGGCTGATCGACGCGCGCACGTCGCGCGGCGCGGTCGCGACATCGTGGCCGAGCACCCGCGCGCTGCCGGCGTCGGCGGCGAGCAGGGTCGAGAGGATGCGGACCAGGGTCGTCTTGCCCGCGCCGTTGGCGCCGAGCAGTGCGACGATGCTGCCGGGTGCCACGTCGAGGTCGAGGCCGCGCAGCACGTCGAGGTCGCCGAACGACTTCTCGAGGCCGCGCACCTGCACGGCGGCGGTCATGACTCGGCCCCCCGTTCCGCCTCGTCGATGGCGCGCACGAACCGGGCGCGCTCGGCGTCGATCCACTGCTTGCCGAGGTACGCCTTCGCGAACGACTCCGCGAAGTCGACCGGGTCGTCGCCGACGATCTCGCGCACGGGAGTGCCATCGACCGCGGCGCGCTCCCAGAGGTCGGCCAGGTCGCCGAACATCGTGACGAGCGTGTCGCCGTCGGTGATGCCGCCGGCGTACATGAGGTAGCGATGCATCGCCTGCGCGGCAGTGCGGTAGGGGTCGGCGAGGCCGGCGATCCGCGCACGATCCGCGCGGTACTGCTTCTTCTGCTCGAGCGATCCGGTGAGGGTCTCGATCCACTTGGCGGCCATGTCAGCGCGCTCCTTCGTCGTTCGGGGTGTCGTTCGTGTCGTGGTGCGGGGCGGGCTCGGGCCGGAGGTGCCCGATGCGCGCCGCGAGGAAGTCCCAGGTGGCCCAGAACTCGTCGAGCACCGCGCGGCCGGCGGCGTTCAGCGTGTAGACCTTGCGCGGCGGCCCCTTCTCGGAGGGGACGCGCTCGACGTCGACGAGACCCCGCTGCTCGACGCGCACGAGCAGCGCGTAGACGGTGCCCTCGGCGATGTCGGTGAAGCCCTGCTCGCGCAGCCGCGCCGTGATCTCGTAGCCGTACGCCGGCGCGGACGCGAGCAGCGCGAGCACGATGCCCTCCAGCGTGCCCTTGAGCATCTCGGTCATCTGCTTCGCCACGTGCCGCCCGCCTGTCTGGTCAGTGTCACTGAGTACCGCTACATAGTAAGCACGAGTACCAGTACTTGGCAAGACTGAGTAGCGAGGCGTTCGCACTCCGTCGATACAGTGGCCCCGAACGGACATCCGACGGGCGGGGGAGGGCGCGATGGCCGACGTGGTCGAGATCGAGGGGCTGCACAAGCATTTCGGGAAGGTGCGGGCGCTCGACGGCCTCGACCTCCGGCTGGCCGAAGGACAGGTGCTCGGGTTCCTCGGGCCGAACGGGGCGGGAAAGTCCACGACGATCCGGGTGCTGCTCGGGCTCATGCGAAAGACTTCGGGCGAGGTGCGGCTCTTCGGCGACGACCCCTGGGCGCACGCCGTGCGACTGCACCGCCGGCTCGCCTACGTGCCCGGCGACGTGGCGCTCTGGCCGCAGCTGACCGGCGGGCAGTGCATCGACGTGCTGACCTCGTCGGGGCCGCCGGCGAACGCCGCTCGGCGGGACGCGCTCATCGACCGGTTCGACCTCGACCCGACCAAGCGCGTGCGCGACTACTCCAAGGGCAACCGCCAGAAGGTGGCGCTCGTCGCGGCGCTCTCGGCCGAGGCCGACCTGCTCGTGCTCGACGAACCCACATCGGGGCTCGACCCGCTCATGGAGGAGGTCTTCCGCGAGACCGTCGCGGAGCGCGCCGCCGACGGGGCATCCGTGCTGCTCTCGAGCCACATCCTGAGCGAAGTCGACGCCCTCTGCCAGGACGTCGCCATCGTGCGCAAGGGCAGGATCGTGCGGTCGGGCAGCGTCGCCGAGCTCCGCAGCCTCTCCCGCACCTCGGTGCACGCCGTGACCACGACCCCCGCGCCCGCGCTCGAGCACCCGTCGGTGTCGGGCCTCGAGCGCACGCCCGCGGGCGAGGGCACCGAGCTGTCGTTCTCGGTCGATCCCGGCGCGCTCGACGCGGTGCTGCCGCCCGTGCTCGCGGCGGGGGTGAGTGCGCTGACCGTGCGCCCGCCGAGCCTCGACGAGCTGTTCCTCAGCGAGTACGAGGACGTGGGATGACGGCGACCGAGGCGCCCTCGGCCCGCGCGGCGCCCGCCGAGTCCGCCGGCAGCGGCTACTGGGCCGTGCTGCGCGTGCAGCTGCGCACGGGGTGGAAGGCGCCCGTGATCTGGGTGCTCGCGCTCGTCGGCGGCTACTACGCGACCGTCGCCGCGCTCGACGGCACCTACGGCACCCCCGAGCAGCTCGCGACCTACGACCAGACCGTGGCATCCGACCCCGCCATGGCCGCGATCAACGGCACGCCGTACGGTGCCGACACGCTCGGGGGTGTCGCGGCGAACGAGTTCGGGTTCATCGCGGCGATCGCGATCCCGCTCATGGGGCTGTTCCTGGTCGCCCGCCAGACCCGCGCGCCCGAGGAGTCGGGCCTGCTCGAGCTGCTGCGCTCGCGCGGTGTCGGCCGCCGCGCACCGTGGACCGCTGCCGTGGCCGTCACCGCGGTCGCGCTCGCGCTCGTCGGCACCGGCATGGCGCTCGTGCTCGTCGCCTACGGCGAACCGGCGGATGCCGCGTGGCTGTACGGCGCCTCGATCGCGACGCTCGGCGGGGTCTTCGCCGGCATCGCCACCTTCGTCGGCCAGCTCGTGCGCCGCGCCCCGGGCGTGACCGCGGTCGGCATCGTCGCGCTCGGCGGCGCGTACCTCACCCGCGCGATCGGCGACGTGCGCGACAACGCGTGGCGCTGGCTCTCGCCGCTCGCGTGGCAGCAGGAGACCCGCCCGTTCGCCGATGACAGCCGCGTCTGGCCGCTGCTGCTCGCGCTCGGCGTCGCCATCGCCCTCGTCGTGGCGGGTCTCGTGCTCGTCGGCAGCCGCGACCTCGGCTCGGCGCTGGTGCCCTCGCGGCCCGGACCGCGCCGCGCGAGCCGGTTCGGCGCCTCGACCGCCGGGCTCGCGCTGCGCGCCCACGGCCCGGCCGGGCTCGGCTGGATCGCCGGCGCGGCGGTCGTGGGCGTCGTCTTCGGCGCATTCACCGACGACATCGCCGACGCGGTCGCGGCGAACCCCGCGCTCGCGGGCATCTTCGGAGCCGACGCCGCTGACCAGGTCAACGAGTCGTACGCGGGCTTCTGCCTGCTGCTCATCGCGTTCATGGCGATGGGATGCCTCGCGCAGTCGATGCTCCGCCTCCGCGGCGAGGAGACCGGCGGCATGCTCGAGCCCACGCTCGCTCGCGCGACGCACCGCGTCGGCTGGATGTCGACGTATGCGCTCACCGCGGCCGTGCTCGCGTGCCTCGTGATGCTCGCGGGCGGTGCCGGCCTCGCCGCCACGGCGGGCTCCGAGGTCGACGGCCTGCTCGAGGCATCCGCCGCCTACCTGCCCGCGGTGCTGGTGATCGGCGGGGTCGGGATGCTGCTGTTCGGCCTCGTGCCGGGCTGGTCGAGCGCGCTCTGGATCGTGCTCGCCTACGCCGTGTTCGCCGACCTGCTGGGCGGCACGCTCTCGATGCCCGACTGGGCGCTCGCGCTGTCGCCGACGCACGTCGTCGGCGACGTGCCGGTCGACGACGTCGACGGGGCTGCGGAGCTGTGGCTCGGTGTGGTCGCGACCGGCGCCGCGGTCGTCGGGCTGGCGGGATTCCGCCTGCGCGACGTGCCGCGCTGAGGGCGGCATCCGCCCGCCCCTGCACCCTCGGGGGTCAGTTCAGCAGGTCGAGGTAGCGCAGCAGCACGCCCTCGCGCAGCGCCCACGGCGAGACCTCGAGCTCCTTCACGTCGAACGCCCGCATCGTCTCGGCGAGCACCACGCCGCCCGCCACGATCTGGAACGTGCGGTCGGCGGTGATGCCCGGCAGCGCGGTGCGCGCGTCGGCGGGGATCTTCGCCAGGCGCGGCACCCAGTCGTCGAGCTGGCTGCGCCGGAGCAGGCTTCGCTCGTTCGTGCCGATGCCGTCGACCACCGATCCGGCGAGCCGTGCCAGCGATCGGATCGTCTTCGACGAGCCGACCACGTGCGCCGGGGCGGGCAGGTCGGCGAACGCCGTCCTCGCCTCGGAGAGGACATCGGCGGCGTGCGCCCGCAACGCGTCGAGCTCGTCGTCGGTCGGCGGGTCGTGGGGGAGGAACCCGATCGTCGAGCGCCCCGCGCCGAGGGGGACCGAGATCGCGACGTCGGGCTGCTCGTCGCCGCCCGCGGCGATCTCGAGCGACCCGCCGCCGATGTCGAACAGCAGCAGCTGCTCGGCCGACCAGCCGTACCAGCGGCGCACGGCGAGGAACGTGATGCGCGCCTCGTCCTCGCCCGAGAGCACGCGCAGCTCGACGCCGGTCTCCCGCTCGATGAGCGCGAGCACCTCCTCGCCGTTCGTCGCCTCGCGCAGCGCCGACGTCGCGAGCGGCAGCAGCTCCTCGACGCCCGCCTCCTCGGCGGTCGCGACGGCGCCGCGGATCGCGGTCAGGATCGCGTCGATGCCCTCCCGGCTGATCGCCCCGTCGTCGCCGAGGTAGCGCATGAGCCGGAGCACCGACTTGTGCGAGGCGCTCGGTACCGGTGCGGCGCCGCGATGGGCATCGACCACGAGCAGATGAACGGTGTTGGAGCCCACGTCGAGCACCCCGAGTCGCATGCTGCGAGCCTATCGGGCGGCGGGGGCGGCGGCGTCGCGCGGCGCGTCGGCCTCGTCGCGGGCGGCGTCCTCGCGTCGGGCGGCGCGCCAGCGGCGCAGCCGCACCACGGCGGCGACGCCGGCGATCACGGCGAGCCCGGCCGCCAGCGCGGGTGCGAGCACGGGCAGCGCCGACTCCGCGTAGCGCGCCGAGACGAGCAGCGCGACCAGGACGGCCGCGCCGAGCGCGAGCAGCGCCCAGGTGAGCGGCGAGCGGTTCATGATCGTGCGGCCCGCCGTGTGCGGCAGCGGGACGAGCAGCGCCGCGGCCGAGGTGGCCGCCGACAGGGTGACGACCGTGAGCACGTCGGCGACGAGGGTCGGGACGAAGCCCGTCGTCGCGGGCGCGAACGCGAGCGCGACCCAGGCGGCCATGGCGAGCACGAGCAGCCCCGCGACCCGCATCACGGCGACGCGGATGCGCACGGACGCGGGCGACTGGCCGTCGAAGCGCACGCGGGTGACCACGCCGAACAGCACGACCGCGTCGAATCCGACGACCCGGGCCAGGAACGAGGCGACCGCGACCAGCACGATGCCCGCCGGCGCGGCGACGGTTCGCGCGTGGGCGGCGGGCACGCGTCGCATCACGAGCGCGGGCAGTACGGATGCCACGGAGTTCACGATCGCGAGCGCGACGCCGATCGCGAGCAGCGTGCGCAGTGCCGGCTCGAGGTCGGCGACCGGGGTCGTGATGAGCGCCAGCAGCGACGCGACCACGACGCTCAGCGCGATCGCGACGCGGCGGCCGATCGGCACGACCGGCGTGCGATCGAAGTCCGCCGCGACGCGATTGCGGCCCGCGGGATGGATGGCGGGGTTGTCGGCGCCGGCGGCTGCGGGGATGAGGCGGGCCGGAAGCGCGACCGCCACGATCGCGATGAGCGCGGCGACGAGCGCCCCGAGCCAGGGCAGCGTGCTGGCGGTCGTGGCGCTCGGCAGGGCGGTGGTGAGGTCGGTGGCGCGCGCCCAGTCGCTCGCTCCCGCGCCGGACGAGCCGGCCTCGAGCGCGTTCGCCGTGCCGCCGTCGGCATCGGGCGCCGTCGAGTCGCCGCCATCGGCGCCGCCCGCGCCCGATCCATCGTCACCCGTGGAGCCGGCCGCGTCGCCCACGGTCACGGTGATCGCCGTGGGGGAGCTGATGTTGCCGACCGTGTCGGTCTGCAGCGCGGTCAGCACGTGCGATCCGGCCCCCAGGACGCGGATCGCGCACGTCCAGGTGCCGTCGCCGCCCACCGTCGTGGTGCAGAGCTGCTCGCCCGCCTCGTACACCGTGACCTCGGCCCCCGGCTCCCCGATGCCGCGCGCGGTCGTCGCGCCGGTCTCGAGCGCCGTGCCGTCACGCGGGCTGCGCACGAACGGCGCGGCGGGTGCCGCGAGGTCGACCAGCACCGTGATCGCCGAGCTCGGCGTCGAGTGCGTCGGTGCGCTGAAGCCGGTCGACTGGGTGGCGCGCACCCGCCGCTCGGTGCCGCTGCCCCCGGAGAGCCGGCACGACCACTCGCGGTCGGTCCCCGCGGTCGCCGCGCAGGAACCGCCGGTGTGGTCGGTGACGTCCACCTCGGCGCCGGGATAGGCGAGCCCTGCGACGGTGCCGTCGGTCGCGCCGTCGGGCACGCGCACGAACGGCGGGCCGAGCACGGCGACGGTGATCTCGTCGGAGGTCGTGCCGGCCCCGGTGTCGGCGGATGCCCGGATCGGCACGCGGGGGCCGTCGGGCAGCGTGACCCGGCACGACCAGTCCGTGGACGCCTCGGCCGGCACGACGCACAGCGGTCCGCCGTCGGCCGGGTCGGTGAGCGTGACCTCGACGCCGGCGGGCCTCGTGCCGGACACGTCGACCGTGCGCTCGAGCACGAGGTCGCCGTCGGCGGGCGAGTCGATGGTGGGCACGAGCCCGGGGGGAGCCGTGGGCGCCGCAGCGGCGGGTGCCGTGCCGGCGAGGGCGGCGATCGCGAGGCCGAGCAGCGCGGCGACGCCGAGGCGGAGCACCCGGGCCCGGCGCACGCCGGATCGCGCGGCCACGTCGGCCGCGGTGCGGTGCCCCTCGACGTGCATGCGTCCCCCGCTACGATTCTCGCATCGCGTGTGGACCGCGGGCGCACCCGACCGGCGCATTGCGGCATACTGGGCCTCGACTGGGTCAACTGACCCACTCCCGACCCACGCCAGGGAGGCCGGATGCCCCGCATGTCCGCCGCGGATCGCCGCGAGGCGCTCGTGCGCGCCGCGCTGCGGGTGGTCGCGCGCCGCGGGCTGGCACGGGCCACCACCCGGGCGATCGTCGCCGAGGCCGGGATGTCGCTCGCGAGCTTCCACTACGCGTTCGCGTCGCGCGACGAGCTGGTCGACGCGCTCGTCGAGCACGTGGTCGGCGCCGAGGGCACGGCCGTCCTGGTCGACGAGCTCCCCGGCGCAGACGTCGGCGACGTGGTGCGACTCGGGCTGCGCCGCTACCTCGAGCACCTGCGCGGCGACCCCGACGCCGAGCAGGCGATGCTCGAGCTGACGCAGCACGCGCTGCGCGACCCCGAGCGGCACGACGTGGCACGCCGCCAGTACGAGCGGTACCACGAGCTCGCCGAGGCGTCGCTCACCGCGGCCGCAGCGAGCGCGGGCGTGCGCTGGACGCGGCCGGTGCGCGACATCGCCCGGCTGCTGGTGGCGATGACCGACGGCATCACGATGACCTGGCTCGTGACGCGCGACGACGAGGCCGCCGAGGCGGCGATCGACCTGCTCGCCGACACGATCGGCCGTGCAGCGGCCCCCGACGACCCACCGGCGCCCGAGCCCGGCGACCGGCCCACGACCGCCCCCGCCCCCGCACCCGAGACAGGAGCGACCGAGTGACCATCGACCTCGCGCCACGACCCGACGCCGTCGGGCAGCGATACGACGCGGCCCGCGTGGCCGCCGAGCTGGACGCCGCGACCGCGAACCTCGACGCGCCGCTCGGCGCGCTGCACCTCGGCGCGCTGCGCTGGAACGTCGCGGACATGCTCCGACGCGCCAACGGCGTCCCGATCCGCGTCGCGTCGAAGTCGATCCGCTCGCGCCCGGTGCTCGAGGCGCTGCTCGACGTGCCCGGCTACGCGGGCGTGATGGCGTACACGCTCCCCGAGGCGCTGTGGCTGGCCACCACGGTCGACGACGTCCTGGTCGGGTACCCGACGGCCGACCGCCGGGCGATCCGCGCCCTCTCGATCGATCCCGAGCTCGCGCGCCGCGTCACGCTCATGGTCGACTCGGTCGAGCAGCTCGACCTCGTCGACGCGGTGCTCGCCCCCTCCCGGCGCGAGCGGGTGCAGGTCTGCCTCGAGCTGGATGCCGCGTGGCGCCGGCCCGGCTTCGGCCACGTCGGCGTGCGGCGGTCGCCCGTGCGCACGCCCGCGCAGGCGGGCGAGCTCGCCGCGCGCATCGCCGAGCGCGCGGGGTTCCGGCTGGTCGGTGTCATGGCGTACGAGGCGCAGGTCGCCGGCGTCGCCGACGGCGAGTCCGGTCCGACGGGCGCCTTCCTCCGCTGGATGCGCGAGAAGTCGATGGCCGAGCTCCGCGAGCGCCGCGCGGCCGTGGTGGCCGCCGTCGAGCGCCACGCCGACCTGCGGTTCGTCAACGGCGGCGGCACCGGATCGCTCGAGCTCACCGCGAACGACCCCGCGGTCACCGAGCTCGCCGCCGGCAGCGGGCTGTTCGCGGGTCACTACTTCGACGGGTACGCCGGGTTCATGCCCGCGCCGGCATCCGCGTTCGGGCTCGACGTCGTGCGCCGGCCGGACGCGAAGCATGCGACCCTGCTCGGCGGCGGGTGGATCGCGTCGGGGCCGGCGGGGGAGGACCGCCTGCCCAAGCCGGTCAAGCCCGAGGGGCTGTCGCTGCTGCCGCGAGAGGGCGCCGGCGAGGTGCAGACGCCGGTCACCGGCGGCGACGCCGCGTCGCTGCATCCGGGCGACCGCGTCTGGCTGCGCCACGCCAAGTCGGGCGAGCTGAGCGAGCACCTCGACGCGTTCCACGTCGTGCACGGCGGCCGGGTCGTGGAGGTCGTCTCGACCTACCGCGGCGACGGCAAGGTCTTCCTGTGACGGCATCGGGCGGCACCTGGCGCAACTGGGGCCGCAGTGAGCGCGTGAGGCCGCGTCGGGTCGAGCGCCCCGCGAGCCCCGAGGCCGTGCAGCGCGCGGTCGAGGCGGCGGCCCGCTCCGGCCTGCGGATCAAGCCCGTCGGTGCGAGCCACAGCTTCAGCGGCATCGCGGTCGCGCCCGACGTGCAGCTCGACCTCGACGATCTCTCGGGCATCACTGCTGTCGACGAGGCGACCGGCCGGGTCACCCTGCGCGCGGGTACCCGCCTGTTCCGCCTGCCCGAGCTGCTCGCCCCGCTCGGCCTCGCGATGCAGAACATGGGCGACATCGACCGTCAGTCGGTCGCCGGCGCCACCTCGACCGGTACGCACGGCACCGGGCTCGGCTTCGGCGGCCTCGCGACCCGCATCACCGGTGTGCGGCTCGTGACCGGCACCGGCGAGTTCCTCACCGTGAACGCCACCGAGAACGCCGAGCTGCTCCCGGCGGTGCGCCTCGGGCTCGGCGCGCTCGGCGTGCTGGTCGAGGTCGAGCTCGAGCTCGTGCCCGAGTTCGCGCTGCACGCCGCAGAGCGCCCCGAACCGCTCGACGCCGTGCTGGAGTCGTGGACCGAACGTGTGCAGGGTGCCGACCACTTCGAGTTCTACTGGTTCCCGCACACGTCGCGGGTGCTGACGATGACCAACACGCGGATGCCCCTGAATGCGCCGCTCGCCCCGCAGCA
This portion of the Agromyces rhizosphaerae genome encodes:
- a CDS encoding type II toxin-antitoxin system PemK/MazF family toxin; its protein translation is MIDAELAPGVIAWASLEPVRGREQGGHRPVLVVASAGYLDAVTTLAIVLPITTTDRGWPNHVRVDGPSGLDRPSWVMTEQPRTLSRDRLTSVGGQVSPETLAAVRMWLGDFLDL
- a CDS encoding ABC transporter permease — its product is MTTIHPLTDTGVLTGRSLRHVLRSPDTILTTAVTPIALLLLFVYVLGGAIDVGSGVAYVDYLLPGILLITIASGVAYTAYRLFLDLQGGLFDRFRSMPIAGSSVLWAHVLTSLVANLVSVAIVVGVGFAMGFRTGASVWAWLAIVGVLVLFTLALTWLAVIAGLSAKSVDGASGFSYPLIFLPFISSAFVPTDSMPTPVAWFAEHQPVTAIVDSMRALFAGEPVGADIWVALAWLVGILAVASAVAALLLRRRMR
- a CDS encoding ABC transporter ATP-binding protein, producing MTAAVQVRGLEKSFGDLDVLRGLDLDVAPGSIVALLGANGAGKTTLVRILSTLLAADAGSARVLGHDVATAPRDVRASISLTGQFTAIDDVLTGRENLVLVARLRHLPHPTAVADELLARFSLADAADRPAAKYSGGMRRRLDIAMSLVGAPPVIFLDEPTTGLDPQARNEVWETVAALAAGGTTVLLTTQHLEEAERLADRIAILHDGVVAHEGTLDELRRLLPPAEVEVVERQPSLEEVFLAVIGGMSAADAPGGTSAPGGTEFS
- a CDS encoding DUF1048 domain-containing protein, with product MAAKWIETLTGSLEQKKQYRADRARIAGLADPYRTAAQAMHRYLMYAGGITDGDTLVTMFGDLADLWERAAVDGTPVREIVGDDPVDFAESFAKAYLGKQWIDAERARFVRAIDEAERGAES
- a CDS encoding PadR family transcriptional regulator; translation: MAKQMTEMLKGTLEGIVLALLASAPAYGYEITARLREQGFTDIAEGTVYALLVRVEQRGLVDVERVPSEKGPPRKVYTLNAAGRAVLDEFWATWDFLAARIGHLRPEPAPHHDTNDTPNDEGAR
- a CDS encoding ABC transporter ATP-binding protein — its product is MADVVEIEGLHKHFGKVRALDGLDLRLAEGQVLGFLGPNGAGKSTTIRVLLGLMRKTSGEVRLFGDDPWAHAVRLHRRLAYVPGDVALWPQLTGGQCIDVLTSSGPPANAARRDALIDRFDLDPTKRVRDYSKGNRQKVALVAALSAEADLLVLDEPTSGLDPLMEEVFRETVAERAADGASVLLSSHILSEVDALCQDVAIVRKGRIVRSGSVAELRSLSRTSVHAVTTTPAPALEHPSVSGLERTPAGEGTELSFSVDPGALDAVLPPVLAAGVSALTVRPPSLDELFLSEYEDVG
- a CDS encoding ABC transporter permease, producing MTATEAPSARAAPAESAGSGYWAVLRVQLRTGWKAPVIWVLALVGGYYATVAALDGTYGTPEQLATYDQTVASDPAMAAINGTPYGADTLGGVAANEFGFIAAIAIPLMGLFLVARQTRAPEESGLLELLRSRGVGRRAPWTAAVAVTAVALALVGTGMALVLVAYGEPADAAWLYGASIATLGGVFAGIATFVGQLVRRAPGVTAVGIVALGGAYLTRAIGDVRDNAWRWLSPLAWQQETRPFADDSRVWPLLLALGVAIALVVAGLVLVGSRDLGSALVPSRPGPRRASRFGASTAGLALRAHGPAGLGWIAGAAVVGVVFGAFTDDIADAVAANPALAGIFGADAADQVNESYAGFCLLLIAFMAMGCLAQSMLRLRGEETGGMLEPTLARATHRVGWMSTYALTAAVLACLVMLAGGAGLAATAGSEVDGLLEASAAYLPAVLVIGGVGMLLFGLVPGWSSALWIVLAYAVFADLLGGTLSMPDWALALSPTHVVGDVPVDDVDGAAELWLGVVATGAAVVGLAGFRLRDVPR
- a CDS encoding Ppx/GppA phosphatase family protein; amino-acid sequence: MRLGVLDVGSNTVHLLVVDAHRGAAPVPSASHKSVLRLMRYLGDDGAISREGIDAILTAIRGAVATAEEAGVEELLPLATSALREATNGEEVLALIERETGVELRVLSGEDEARITFLAVRRWYGWSAEQLLLFDIGGGSLEIAAGGDEQPDVAISVPLGAGRSTIGFLPHDPPTDDELDALRAHAADVLSEARTAFADLPAPAHVVGSSKTIRSLARLAGSVVDGIGTNERSLLRRSQLDDWVPRLAKIPADARTALPGITADRTFQIVAGGVVLAETMRAFDVKELEVSPWALREGVLLRYLDLLN
- a CDS encoding Ig-like domain-containing protein → MHVEGHRTAADVAARSGVRRARVLRLGVAALLGLAIAALAGTAPAAAAPTAPPGLVPTIDSPADGDLVLERTVDVSGTRPAGVEVTLTDPADGGPLCVVPAEASTDWSCRVTLPDGPRVPIRASADTGAGTTSDEITVAVLGPPFVRVPDGATDGTVAGLAYPGAEVDVTDHTGGSCAATAGTDREWSCRLSGGSGTERRVRATQSTGFSAPTHSTPSSAITVLVDLAAPAAPFVRSPRDGTALETGATTARGIGEPGAEVTVYEAGEQLCTTTVGGDGTWTCAIRVLGAGSHVLTALQTDTVGNISSPTAITVTVGDAAGSTGDDGSGAGGADGGDSTAPDADGGTANALEAGSSGAGASDWARATDLTTALPSATTASTLPWLGALVAALIAIVAVALPARLIPAAAGADNPAIHPAGRNRVAADFDRTPVVPIGRRVAIALSVVVASLLALITTPVADLEPALRTLLAIGVALAIVNSVASVLPALVMRRVPAAHARTVAAPAGIVLVAVASFLARVVGFDAVVLFGVVTRVRFDGQSPASVRIRVAVMRVAGLLVLAMAAWVALAFAPATTGFVPTLVADVLTVVTLSAATSAAALLVPLPHTAGRTIMNRSPLTWALLALGAAVLVALLVSARYAESALPVLAPALAAGLAVIAGVAAVVRLRRWRAARREDAARDEADAPRDAAAPAAR
- a CDS encoding TetR/AcrR family transcriptional regulator, with protein sequence MSAADRREALVRAALRVVARRGLARATTRAIVAEAGMSLASFHYAFASRDELVDALVEHVVGAEGTAVLVDELPGADVGDVVRLGLRRYLEHLRGDPDAEQAMLELTQHALRDPERHDVARRQYERYHELAEASLTAAAASAGVRWTRPVRDIARLLVAMTDGITMTWLVTRDDEAAEAAIDLLADTIGRAAAPDDPPAPEPGDRPTTAPAPAPETGATE
- a CDS encoding alanine racemase, coding for MTIDLAPRPDAVGQRYDAARVAAELDAATANLDAPLGALHLGALRWNVADMLRRANGVPIRVASKSIRSRPVLEALLDVPGYAGVMAYTLPEALWLATTVDDVLVGYPTADRRAIRALSIDPELARRVTLMVDSVEQLDLVDAVLAPSRRERVQVCLELDAAWRRPGFGHVGVRRSPVRTPAQAGELAARIAERAGFRLVGVMAYEAQVAGVADGESGPTGAFLRWMREKSMAELRERRAAVVAAVERHADLRFVNGGGTGSLELTANDPAVTELAAGSGLFAGHYFDGYAGFMPAPASAFGLDVVRRPDAKHATLLGGGWIASGPAGEDRLPKPVKPEGLSLLPREGAGEVQTPVTGGDAASLHPGDRVWLRHAKSGELSEHLDAFHVVHGGRVVEVVSTYRGDGKVFL